GTCGTGCACAGCCCCGAGGAGCTTGCCGACCAGTACGGGCCGGACGCGGTCGCCGCCTTCGGACAGCTCGGCCTGCACACGGCGGTGTGCGTTCCGCCGCCCGGCGCGGTCAGCTCGTTCGGCACCCTCGTCCTCGGCTGGGCCCACCCCTACGAGATCGACGTGCTGGAGCAGGCCGCGCGGGCCTCGCTGGCCGGATACACCGCCCGCACGGTCGAGCGCGCCCTCTTCGTCGACGACCGCGCTCACCGACCGAGCGGCCAGCATCCTGACCACCCACCGGCGCGACGATCTCCCGGCGCCCCTGTCACACCTGGTCGACACCGTCGCGGGAACGACCGCCCCGGACGACATCGTCCTCCTCGCCGTGCGCGTCAAGGAGTGAGCGACGCACGGCGCGGGAGACCTTCCGGCGGTGACCGGCGGTTTCCTGGACTCCGGCTCCCTCACCGGGCCGCGGGGGACTCGCCCGGTCGGCCTCCGCGACGGAGCGCGCCTCGATGTCGGGAGCCCTTCACGGCGGCTCGCCGTGCTGCCGTTCGCGACCGCGCGCCGTTCTGCCCCGCTGCACGGCCCGTCCGGCCCTGCCGCTCCCGCGCCCGGCCTCGGGCGAGGCCTCCCGCGCAGCGCGCCCCGACGTCTTCCCGACGACCTCACCGGCGCCGTCGCCCACCTCCCGGACCGCCTTCCCGGCACTCTCGCCGACGCCCCGGACCGCGTCCCCCGCTCCTTCCGCCAGCTCTCCCGCGACCCGGCCGGCGCCGCCGCCCAGGTTCTCGGCCGCGGAATCGAGGCCGGACGTCAGCTGCTCGAGGATCTGCGGATGGGCGTCGACGGTGGACAGGACCCTGCCGACCATTTCGGCGACGTTGTCCAGACGGACCTTGAGCATGGCCTGCGCCTGGACGCCCTTGATGTCGAGCTCCACGCGGCCGAGCGAGACGTCGGCCCCGACGTTCAGCTTGAGGAGTTCGAGCACCTCCACGCTCAAAGACACCCTGGCCTGCAGGTTCTCCACGTGCAGGCTGATCTCCTCGACGTGGAGCTCCGGCACGTCCAGGAGCACGTCCGGCTCGCCGTCGTGCCCGGCACCGGCCGCTGCCTCCTCCTCGTCGTCCCACTCCTGCTCGAACGTCTCGTTCTCAGCGTCGTCGCGGTCTGGCATAAGACCCCTCACATCGCATAGGCGTCTCTTTTCATACTGCATCAGCCGCACGTCGGAGCGCAGAGGGAGCGGTCACGACGTCCCGGTGCCCGAGTCCACGGTGATGTCAGGCGCGGACATGTGCCCGTGCAGCGGCAGCCCTGTCAGGTCCGCCGCCGGCTCGGTGTCCCGCAGGGTGTCGCCGAGCCACTCGCACATCAACACGGTCGCGTCGTCCTGCAGTTGCCCGTCGTGGTAGTCGAGGACGGCCTGCATCAGGCGGCGCAGCGTCTCCGGGACGGGCAGGCCGTCGGCGTGGTGGCGGATGAGGAAGTCGGTGAAGCGCTCCACCCCGAACTCGCTGTCGTCGCGACGCCGGGCGTCGGTGATGCCGTCTGTGTAGAGGACGACGCGGTCGCCCGGCTGGAGCTGTTCCCGGCAGACGGTGCTGGACAGGTTCAGGTCGGTGCCCATGGGGTGGGCCGGCGGACACTGCAGGTGACTGACCCACCGGTTGCCGCGGATGACGATGGGCGGGTGGTGACCGCGGTTGACCCAGCTCAGCATCCCCGTGCGGGTGTCGAGGGTGGCGAGGACGCCGGTGACGTACCGGCGGTGGCCGTACTGCTCGACCAGGGCGGCCTCCACCGCGGCGCCCTTGGCGGCCAGACCGGAGCCCTGGCGGCGGGCGTTGCGGCAGGCTCCCAGCGCCAGGGCGCCGCACAGGCCCGCCGCGTTGTCGTGGCCCATGGCGTCGAACAGCGTCAGATGCACCAGCGGCCCGTCGAGGGCGTACTCGTACACATCGCCGCTGATCTGGTAGGTCGGCTCCATCACGGCGGAGATGACGACCCGCCCGTCGGCATAGGTGCGTGGCGGCATCAGATTCCACGCCATCTCCGCCGCGACGTTCAGCGGCTCGGTCCGCATCAGCCGGGCCAGTGTGTCGCTGGAGGTGCGCTTGGTGGCGATCAGCAGGGCCACGAGCGCCGCGAGACGGTCCGCGTCCTCGCGGGCGCGGTCGTCGTCGTGCGCCGAACGCAGGCGCAGCAG
The Streptomyces sp. NBC_01723 genome window above contains:
- a CDS encoding PP2C family protein-serine/threonine phosphatase, yielding MLAGLLDAGHLMPVDALPGTVRTHARAAGFSDVLIYVADLGHQGLHLLAGTDGPPRGAEREIRIEGTAPGRAYQRGLLTSAAPQEEPGTDWWVPVVDGTERIGLLRLRSAHDDDRAREDADRLAALVALLIATKRTSSDTLARLMRTEPLNVAAEMAWNLMPPRTYADGRVVISAVMEPTYQISGDVYEYALDGPLVHLTLFDAMGHDNAAGLCGALALGACRNARRQGSGLAAKGAAVEAALVEQYGHRRYVTGVLATLDTRTGMLSWVNRGHHPPIVIRGNRWVSHLQCPPAHPMGTDLNLSSTVCREQLQPGDRVVLYTDGITDARRRDDSEFGVERFTDFLIRHHADGLPVPETLRRLMQAVLDYHDGQLQDDATVLMCEWLGDTLRDTEPAADLTGLPLHGHMSAPDITVDSGTGTS